The following proteins come from a genomic window of Thiothrix winogradskyi:
- a CDS encoding HlyC/CorC family transporter — protein sequence MKTDIGDSRPRPRWKQWLIHKLDLTSQSREDLIDDLQRANEKNLLPGETVGMLQGVLEFGALQVRDIMVPRSQINFIYHEDNFTEILARIAETEHSRYPVVDEDRDDLVGVLLAKDLLKYSGREADFKIDDIIRPALIVPESQRLNRLLTEFRKTRNHMAVVIDEYAGISGLVTFEDVLEQIVGDIDDEHDDEEDISTNIQPQGDGRFIVEAMTPIDEFNETVGTAFDTEEFDTIAGIVIHELGKIPRQGEEVVLMGWLFRVLRSDSRRILLLEVLPQTENSCSEEVPAL from the coding sequence ATGAAAACTGACATAGGTGACTCGCGACCTCGACCGCGATGGAAACAATGGCTGATTCACAAACTTGATCTTACTTCCCAAAGTCGGGAGGATTTGATCGACGACTTACAACGGGCTAACGAAAAAAACCTCCTGCCGGGCGAAACGGTGGGGATGTTGCAAGGGGTATTGGAATTTGGTGCGCTCCAAGTACGCGACATCATGGTTCCGCGTTCACAAATCAACTTTATCTACCACGAAGATAATTTCACTGAAATTCTTGCCCGCATTGCTGAAACTGAACACTCGCGCTATCCCGTGGTGGATGAAGACCGCGATGATTTGGTGGGGGTATTGCTGGCAAAAGACTTGCTCAAATACAGCGGGCGTGAAGCAGATTTCAAAATTGATGACATTATCCGCCCCGCTTTAATTGTCCCCGAAAGTCAGCGTTTGAACCGCTTGCTGACCGAGTTCCGCAAAACCCGCAACCACATGGCGGTGGTCATTGACGAATACGCGGGTATTTCCGGTTTGGTAACGTTTGAAGACGTGCTGGAACAGATTGTCGGGGACATCGACGATGAGCACGATGATGAGGAAGACATTTCCACCAATATTCAACCGCAAGGTGACGGGCGTTTCATTGTGGAAGCCATGACGCCGATTGATGAATTCAATGAGACCGTGGGAACGGCATTCGACACCGAGGAATTCGATACCATTGCGGGGATTGTGATCCATGAGTTGGGTAAAATTCCGCGTCAGGGTGAAGAAGTGGTGTTAATGGGCTGGCTGTTCCGGGTATTGCGCAGCGATTCGCGGCGTATTTTGTTGCTGGAAGTGCTGCCCCAGACGGAAAATTCATGTTCTGAGGAAGTGCCTGCGTTATAA
- the ybeY gene encoding rRNA maturation RNase YbeY: MSLELDIQNPEAYTAIPAEADLLRWAQAAWSADAAAGVVVRIVNEAESQELNRAYRGKDYPTNVLSFPYDAPPIPEDDDDIEYLGDLVICLPVVEREAAAQGKTATQHWAHLLIHGLLHLQGYDHITDTEAEEMEGLETTILSKLGFPDPYH, from the coding sequence ATGAGCCTAGAACTCGATATTCAAAACCCAGAAGCTTACACAGCCATTCCTGCTGAAGCGGATTTATTGCGTTGGGCGCAAGCCGCATGGTCGGCAGATGCAGCAGCCGGTGTGGTCGTGCGTATCGTTAATGAAGCCGAAAGTCAGGAACTTAACCGCGCTTATCGCGGCAAAGATTACCCGACGAATGTATTGTCGTTTCCTTACGATGCGCCGCCGATTCCAGAGGATGACGATGACATTGAATACCTCGGTGATCTGGTTATTTGCCTGCCTGTGGTCGAACGTGAAGCCGCCGCGCAAGGCAAAACCGCGACCCAACATTGGGCACATTTATTGATACACGGTTTATTGCATTTACAAGGTTATGACCATATAACAGACACCGAAGCCGAGGAAATGGAGGGCTTAGAAACCACTATCCTTAGCAAACTCGGCTTTCCCGATCCTTATCACTAA
- a CDS encoding PhoH family protein: MNLCGQFDQHLRQLEHRLGVELSNRGNLFQITGTPLTTQLTINLLHDLYRETAETVLSPESIHLFLQEANLDKVQANTGDDVRIRTKRGYIKPKGLAQSQYIQNIRTHDVTFGIGPAGTGKTWLAVACAVEALERDEVRRLVLVRPAVEAGERLGFLPGDLSQKIDPYLRPMYDALYEMLGVEKVNKLIERNVIEVAPLAYMRGRTLNDAFILLDEAQNTTTEQMKMFLTRLGFCSSAVITGDITQIDLPRHQTSGLRQAAEILEGVKGISFNWFSGRDVVRHKLVQKIVAAYEGFERDRSA; encoded by the coding sequence ATGAACTTGTGTGGTCAATTTGACCAGCACTTGCGTCAATTAGAGCATCGCTTGGGCGTTGAACTGAGCAATCGCGGTAATTTGTTCCAGATTACCGGAACGCCGCTGACTACACAGTTAACCATCAATCTACTGCACGACCTTTATCGCGAAACGGCGGAAACGGTTCTTAGCCCGGAAAGCATTCATCTGTTCCTGCAAGAAGCCAATCTCGACAAGGTGCAAGCCAATACCGGCGACGATGTGCGCATCCGCACCAAGCGCGGTTACATTAAACCCAAAGGTTTGGCGCAAAGTCAGTACATCCAGAATATCCGCACCCACGATGTTACGTTTGGCATCGGTCCCGCCGGTACGGGTAAGACTTGGCTGGCAGTTGCCTGTGCGGTCGAAGCCTTGGAACGTGATGAGGTGCGGCGTTTGGTGCTGGTGCGCCCGGCGGTGGAAGCAGGCGAGCGACTAGGTTTCTTGCCCGGTGACTTGTCGCAAAAAATCGACCCGTATTTACGCCCGATGTATGACGCTTTGTACGAAATGTTAGGGGTCGAAAAAGTCAATAAGCTGATTGAGCGCAATGTCATTGAAGTCGCACCCTTGGCTTATATGCGTGGGCGTACCTTGAATGATGCGTTTATTTTGCTGGATGAAGCGCAAAACACCACCACAGAACAAATGAAAATGTTTCTGACCCGCTTGGGGTTTTGCTCTTCTGCCGTGATCACGGGTGACATTACCCAGATTGACTTGCCGCGCCATCAAACCTCCGGTTTGCGCCAGGCGGCGGAAATTCTGGAAGGTGTCAAAGGCATCAGCTTTAACTGGTTTAGCGGGCGTGACGTGGTGCGGCACAAACTGGTGCAAAAGATTGTGGCGGCGTATGAAGGTTTTGAGCGGGATCGTAGCGCATGA
- a CDS encoding FIST signal transduction protein codes for MQVTLSFFTQATGWHKPLPDVDSPQTLVLIFSPPDSKQYQSTIEQLHAHYPLAVITGCSTVAGVFNEHLLENALVVGIIRFKTTHLAFASAELAHSDHSFQAGEQIAKSLNRPDLKGILILTDGLNTNGSELISGLASVVNESNVTIVGGLASDKMQFASTWIFHQGQAASRRVSGVGFYGKELVFTSYARDGFKPFGPERVITRSAGKTLYEIDGRPALQLYKEYLGEHAANLPATALHFPLAIWNQTKDHYMVRTVVSINEADDSLGFVADIPQGYSTQLMYGSFDNLLDGAEIAARSLADRLPPKTPVFALTISCSGRKLVMGDDADQELEATLENLPAGSQQLGFYSYGELAPTALGGYCCLHNETMTLTVMYEGS; via the coding sequence GTGCAAGTTACGCTAAGTTTTTTTACACAGGCAACAGGGTGGCATAAACCCTTACCGGATGTTGACTCACCTCAAACCTTGGTGTTGATATTCAGCCCTCCCGATAGCAAGCAATATCAAAGCACTATAGAACAATTACATGCTCACTATCCACTGGCAGTGATCACAGGCTGTTCTACTGTTGCTGGTGTTTTCAACGAACATTTACTGGAAAATGCCCTAGTGGTAGGCATTATTCGTTTTAAAACAACCCACCTAGCCTTTGCCAGTGCGGAACTAGCGCATTCAGACCATTCATTTCAAGCCGGTGAACAAATTGCTAAATCCCTCAATAGACCTGATCTTAAAGGGATTCTTATTCTAACCGATGGCCTTAACACCAATGGCAGTGAATTAATTAGTGGCTTAGCGTCGGTTGTTAATGAAAGCAACGTTACCATCGTCGGCGGTTTAGCCAGTGACAAGATGCAATTTGCCTCCACTTGGATCTTTCACCAAGGACAAGCAGCTTCACGACGTGTCTCCGGCGTTGGTTTTTATGGAAAAGAGCTGGTTTTTACCAGCTATGCCCGCGACGGCTTCAAGCCTTTTGGCCCTGAACGTGTCATTACCCGTTCAGCAGGCAAGACCCTGTATGAAATTGATGGTCGCCCTGCCCTACAACTCTATAAAGAATACCTTGGGGAACACGCGGCTAACTTACCCGCGACCGCCTTACACTTTCCCTTGGCTATCTGGAACCAAACCAAAGATCACTACATGGTGCGTACCGTGGTATCCATCAATGAAGCGGATGACAGCCTGGGGTTTGTAGCCGATATTCCACAAGGCTATAGCACACAATTGATGTATGGCAGTTTTGATAATTTGCTGGACGGTGCAGAAATAGCGGCGCGTAGCTTAGCGGATCGTCTACCGCCCAAGACGCCGGTATTCGCGCTCACCATCAGTTGCTCTGGGCGCAAACTCGTCATGGGCGATGACGCTGACCAAGAATTAGAAGCCACGCTCGAAAATCTTCCTGCCGGTAGTCAACAGCTTGGGTTTTACTCCTACGGTGAATTAGCACCCACTGCACTCGGTGGGTATTGCTGTCTGCACAACGAAACCATGACCTTAACGGTGATGTATGAAGGAAGTTAA
- a CDS encoding response regulator: protein MKEVKPLHKRLQKQLKRCGLLQHGLPDDQNKWQNFLHQIDLSYTGTSDAQYLLERSLEVSSQEMRKLYDDLKTETEQRIEALHKSEQKTRFMANMSHELRTPIHGILGSLEIVKDTTLDARQKLFVDTAYASCEVMLDVINNILDFSKLKAGGIELEIIEFSPRELVENISGIMSTMAQEKNLEVQCYIPENIPERVKGDPARLRQMLMNLVGNAVKFTERGEVYTGLELLEIRDNKAVLRFEVRDTGIGIPLAMQKSVFESFVQVDASINRRYGGTGLGLTIVREFAEMMGGRIGLESVPGQGTTFWFEIAFPVTENHAWDNTSHHLEGRRILVVDDNETNRRILENYLQAWKAEAIIVSNGHDALHKLEESITQQKPIDLMLLDWFMPQMDGIALAKTIRTDNRHAQTPIVMLTSYGISLEKQQQAGVQAAVTKPVRSITLRDVLLDTIRRHALNDQPKPTPSTTLPFPNIVLKSVASVEPAILLAEDNSVNALIAVTMLEKLNIPVDHVTTGKLALKALRNRPYKLVLMDINMPEMDGYTATRYIRKWQKEGIFKQHIPVIAMTANALKGDRERCLKMGMDDYLAKPVKQEELLKVVEQWLKEPLTP from the coding sequence ATGAAGGAAGTTAAACCCCTCCACAAGCGTTTACAAAAACAATTGAAGCGCTGCGGATTACTTCAGCACGGTTTGCCGGACGACCAGAACAAATGGCAAAACTTTCTACACCAAATTGACCTCTCCTACACCGGCACGAGTGACGCGCAATATTTGCTGGAACGCTCGCTTGAGGTGTCGTCGCAGGAAATGCGCAAATTGTACGACGACCTCAAAACGGAAACCGAACAACGTATCGAAGCCTTACACAAATCCGAACAAAAAACCCGCTTCATGGCGAATATGAGCCACGAACTGCGCACCCCAATACACGGTATATTGGGTTCCCTTGAAATCGTGAAAGATACGACACTGGATGCGCGTCAGAAATTATTCGTCGATACCGCGTATGCCTCCTGCGAAGTTATGCTGGATGTGATTAACAATATTCTGGATTTTTCCAAGCTCAAAGCAGGGGGTATTGAACTGGAAATTATCGAGTTTTCCCCGCGTGAATTGGTGGAAAACATCAGCGGCATTATGTCAACGATGGCGCAGGAAAAAAATCTCGAAGTTCAGTGTTACATTCCCGAAAACATTCCTGAGCGCGTCAAAGGCGACCCCGCCCGCTTACGGCAAATGCTAATGAACCTGGTTGGCAATGCCGTCAAATTTACCGAACGCGGCGAAGTGTATACCGGCTTGGAATTACTGGAAATCCGTGATAACAAAGCCGTACTACGCTTTGAAGTCCGCGATACTGGCATCGGCATTCCCCTTGCCATGCAAAAAAGTGTGTTTGAATCGTTTGTGCAAGTCGATGCCTCCATTAACCGGCGTTACGGCGGTACGGGTCTGGGGTTAACCATTGTACGCGAGTTTGCCGAAATGATGGGTGGGCGCATTGGGCTGGAAAGCGTTCCCGGTCAAGGCACAACCTTCTGGTTTGAAATCGCTTTCCCCGTCACCGAAAATCATGCATGGGATAACACCAGCCACCACTTAGAAGGTCGCCGGATTCTGGTCGTGGACGATAATGAAACCAACCGGCGAATTCTGGAAAACTACCTGCAAGCCTGGAAAGCTGAAGCCATTATCGTCAGCAATGGGCATGATGCCTTGCACAAACTCGAAGAATCCATCACCCAGCAAAAACCGATCGACCTTATGCTGCTCGACTGGTTTATGCCGCAAATGGATGGCATCGCCCTAGCAAAAACCATCCGCACGGATAACCGTCACGCCCAAACCCCGATTGTCATGCTCACCTCTTACGGCATTTCACTCGAAAAACAACAACAAGCGGGCGTGCAAGCTGCCGTTACCAAACCGGTGCGTTCCATCACCTTGCGGGATGTATTACTGGATACCATCCGGCGGCACGCGCTCAATGATCAACCCAAACCGACGCCATCCACCACACTGCCGTTCCCCAATATCGTCTTGAAATCCGTAGCATCGGTCGAGCCAGCGATTTTGTTAGCGGAAGACAACTCCGTCAATGCCCTGATTGCGGTCACGATGCTGGAAAAACTCAATATTCCAGTCGATCACGTCACGACGGGTAAATTAGCACTGAAAGCCCTACGTAACCGCCCCTACAAACTCGTGCTGATGGATATTAATATGCCGGAAATGGATGGTTACACGGCTACCCGCTATATCCGCAAATGGCAAAAAGAAGGCATATTCAAGCAGCATATTCCAGTGATTGCCATGACTGCCAATGCCCTCAAAGGCGACCGCGAGCGCTGCCTGAAAATGGGTATGGATGATTATCTGGCAAAACCTGTTAAACAAGAGGAACTGCTCAAGGTCGTCGAGCAATGGTTGAAAGAACCCCTCACCCCCTAG
- the murB gene encoding UDP-N-acetylmuramate dehydrogenase → MKIRENYSLKALNTFGLAAKARYFCTLHKLSGVRTLMAWQQEHPELPLLFLGGGSNMLFVNDYPGLVVQVRLETLEVLGQDENYHYVRAGAGNNWHEFVQWTIAQGFAGLENLSLIPGTVGAAPMQNIGAYGVELKDHVYEVQALDWRTAEIRDFSAEQCRFAYRDSYFKSVEPDRWLIVAVVFRLPRQPQWKIDYAGVKEQLDGKTLNARLISDAIIQIRQSKLPNPAEIGNAGSFFKNPLIAPVQWATLKAQFPEIPGWPQHDQVKTSAGWLIDQCGWKGKRDGDAGTYAKHALVLVNHGNATGAEVWNFAQAIIASVQDKFGITLEPEPRVI, encoded by the coding sequence ATGAAGATTCGCGAAAATTACTCCCTGAAAGCACTCAATACCTTTGGGTTAGCAGCCAAAGCCCGTTATTTCTGTACCTTGCACAAGCTGAGCGGGGTACGTACCCTCATGGCTTGGCAACAGGAACACCCTGAGTTGCCACTGTTATTTCTGGGTGGCGGCAGCAATATGCTGTTCGTTAATGATTACCCCGGCTTAGTGGTGCAAGTGCGCTTGGAAACCTTAGAGGTGTTAGGGCAGGATGAAAATTACCATTATGTACGGGCGGGAGCGGGCAATAACTGGCACGAATTTGTGCAATGGACTATCGCGCAAGGCTTTGCCGGGCTGGAAAATTTATCGTTGATTCCGGGAACGGTTGGGGCAGCGCCGATGCAGAATATTGGCGCTTATGGCGTAGAGTTGAAGGATCATGTGTATGAAGTACAAGCCTTAGACTGGCGCACCGCAGAAATCCGCGATTTTAGTGCCGAACAGTGCCGTTTTGCGTACCGTGATAGCTACTTCAAATCGGTAGAGCCGGATCGTTGGTTGATTGTCGCCGTGGTATTTCGTTTGCCGCGCCAGCCGCAGTGGAAAATTGACTATGCTGGCGTGAAAGAGCAGTTGGACGGGAAAACGTTAAACGCACGTTTGATCAGCGATGCCATTATCCAGATTCGCCAAAGCAAATTGCCGAACCCTGCTGAGATTGGTAATGCGGGCAGTTTTTTCAAGAATCCGCTGATTGCACCAGTGCAATGGGCGACACTCAAAGCGCAATTCCCTGAGATACCCGGCTGGCCGCAGCACGATCAGGTCAAAACTTCAGCGGGTTGGTTGATTGACCAGTGTGGTTGGAAAGGTAAACGTGACGGTGACGCAGGCACTTACGCCAAACACGCTTTGGTCTTGGTGAATCATGGCAACGCCACGGGTGCAGAGGTGTGGAATTTTGCCCAAGCGATTATTGCCTCGGTACAGGATAAGTTTGGGATTACCTTAGAGCCGGAACCACGGGTGATCTGA
- the ccoP gene encoding cytochrome-c oxidase, cbb3-type subunit III, translating into MATPVKDPLTGAETTGHVWDDTLQEFNNPLPRWWLWTFYGTIIFTIVYWIMYPSWPIGNTYLKGIGNDITYKTDAGEEKTTHWNMRALLAHDMQNGESAVKQQEYLAKVGAASYEQIAQDPDMSSFVRSYGVGMFGDNCAACHQSGGQGVVGMYPNLVDDDWLWGGDTTAMENTLRYGRMGYMPAYSKTFNEAQLNQVANYVLTLSGESAVDAAAAAEGQKIFQGEKGGCYMCHTSEGKGMHAQGAPNLTDKIWTVANLPAAETSEAKLEAVKAVIHNGVKPQMPAFGKDGRNLSDTEIKVLVAYLQQMSAGAGTQ; encoded by the coding sequence ATGGCTACTCCTGTTAAAGATCCACTGACCGGCGCAGAAACTACTGGTCACGTTTGGGATGATACGCTGCAAGAATTTAATAACCCGCTGCCACGTTGGTGGTTGTGGACATTCTACGGCACAATCATTTTTACTATTGTGTATTGGATCATGTACCCATCATGGCCGATCGGTAATACCTATCTGAAAGGTATTGGTAACGACATTACCTATAAGACTGATGCGGGTGAAGAGAAAACCACCCACTGGAACATGCGTGCGCTGTTAGCCCATGACATGCAAAACGGTGAGTCAGCGGTCAAGCAGCAAGAATACCTCGCCAAGGTTGGCGCGGCATCTTATGAGCAGATTGCGCAAGACCCGGATATGTCTTCCTTCGTGCGTTCTTATGGCGTGGGGATGTTCGGTGACAACTGTGCCGCTTGCCACCAGTCTGGTGGTCAAGGTGTGGTTGGTATGTACCCTAATCTGGTGGATGACGATTGGTTGTGGGGTGGTGACACCACGGCAATGGAAAATACCCTTCGTTATGGTCGTATGGGTTACATGCCTGCTTACAGTAAGACATTTAATGAAGCGCAGTTGAACCAAGTGGCTAACTATGTGTTAACACTGTCTGGTGAATCTGCTGTGGATGCTGCTGCCGCTGCTGAAGGTCAAAAAATCTTCCAAGGTGAAAAAGGTGGTTGTTACATGTGCCATACCAGCGAAGGCAAGGGTATGCACGCTCAAGGTGCTCCTAACCTGACTGACAAAATCTGGACGGTAGCTAATTTGCCAGCAGCAGAAACTTCTGAAGCTAAATTGGAAGCAGTGAAAGCGGTTATCCATAACGGTGTTAAACCCCAAATGCCTGCCTTCGGTAAAGACGGTCGTAACTTGTCTGATACTGAAATCAAAGTATTGGTTGCTTACCTGCAACAGATGTCCGCTGGTGCTGGCACGCAGTAA
- a CDS encoding cbb3-type cytochrome oxidase subunit 3, with translation MLTDFWTWILDLGNSKTVALLIFFTTFVGIVIYVYSSRKRSERLESYRYLPMMDEDEADRRVKAAEAASQSKGEK, from the coding sequence ATGCTGACAGACTTCTGGACATGGATCTTGGATCTAGGTAACAGCAAGACGGTTGCGTTGCTGATCTTTTTTACGACGTTCGTCGGCATCGTCATCTACGTTTATTCCAGTCGTAAGCGTAGCGAAAGGCTCGAATCCTATCGCTACCTGCCGATGATGGATGAAGATGAAGCAGACAGACGTGTGAAAGCAGCAGAGGCGGCTTCCCAATCAAAAGGTGAGAAATAG
- the ccoO gene encoding cytochrome-c oxidase, cbb3-type subunit II: MFKHESIETNSGLLIVLTLVAISIGGLVEIVPLHYINETVEDVKDPETGFEVVRPYTPLEQRGRDLYIREGCYTCHSQMIRPFRDEDLRYGHYSLAAESKYDHPFQWGSKRTGPDLARVGGKYSNEWQVQHLIAPRSVVPESIMPNYPWLQTTDLDLSDLQGRMIALKRVGVPYSQTTVEYEDNVKRFGEEVAKKLDINQAEANLMAQAKAGNYDGNPNNISEMDALVAYLQVLGTMVDFKKFDEDHFIQFR, encoded by the coding sequence ATGTTTAAACACGAAAGTATCGAAACCAATTCGGGGCTGTTGATTGTCCTGACCCTGGTTGCTATTAGTATCGGTGGTCTGGTGGAAATCGTTCCATTGCACTATATCAATGAGACGGTGGAAGATGTAAAAGATCCAGAGACGGGCTTTGAGGTCGTGCGTCCTTATACGCCGCTGGAGCAACGTGGTCGTGATCTTTACATCCGCGAAGGCTGCTACACCTGCCACTCCCAGATGATTCGCCCGTTCCGTGATGAAGACCTGCGCTATGGTCACTATTCACTGGCGGCTGAATCCAAGTACGATCACCCTTTCCAATGGGGTTCCAAGCGTACTGGCCCGGATTTGGCGCGTGTCGGTGGCAAGTATTCTAACGAATGGCAAGTTCAGCATTTAATTGCACCGCGTTCGGTTGTGCCTGAATCCATTATGCCTAACTACCCTTGGTTGCAAACCACGGATCTGGATTTGTCAGATCTTCAGGGGCGTATGATCGCATTGAAGCGTGTGGGTGTGCCTTACTCACAAACCACGGTTGAATACGAAGATAACGTGAAGCGATTTGGTGAAGAGGTTGCTAAGAAACTCGACATCAATCAAGCAGAAGCCAACCTGATGGCACAGGCTAAAGCAGGTAACTACGATGGTAATCCGAACAACATCAGTGAGATGGATGCCTTGGTTGCTTACCTACAAGTACTGGGTACGATGGTTGACTTTAAAAAGTTTGATGAAGACCACTTCATTCAATTCCGTTAA
- the ccoN gene encoding cytochrome-c oxidase, cbb3-type subunit I: MAHSAALSSEQYNYDIVKKFAIASIIWGILGMTAGVYIASELAWPFLNFDIAQITFGRLRPLHTSGVIFGFGGNALFATSYYIVQRTCQARLTGGTFWPNFTFWGWNLSVLIAGLLYLQGYTQGREYAEPVWFIDIAITVVWVVYFLIFTTTLMRRNQPHIYVANWFFMSFILATALLHIFNNLAVPVSLTSAASYSLFSGAQDAMTQWWYGHNAVGFFLTAAFLGMMYYFVPKQAGRPIYSYRLSIIHFWALSFMYMWVGTHHLHWTAIPDWTSTLAATFSIMLLMPSWGGMINGIMTLSGAWDKLRTDPIMMFMITALSFYGMSTFEGPMMSLKSVNALSHYTDWTVGHVHSGALGWVAMISIASFYHMIPRLWNTTLYSTQLVYTHFFLATIGTILYITALWVAGIGQGLMLRAFDEYGNLAYTFVETVAFMHGPYVARALGGLFFLSGMIIMAYNIYMTIARAKQESSVPATAATQA; the protein is encoded by the coding sequence ATGGCTCATAGTGCTGCACTCTCTTCAGAGCAATACAACTATGATATCGTGAAGAAATTCGCGATAGCTTCGATCATCTGGGGTATCCTCGGCATGACTGCCGGTGTGTATATCGCGTCAGAATTGGCTTGGCCGTTTCTGAACTTCGATATTGCCCAGATCACTTTCGGACGTTTACGTCCGCTACACACCAGTGGTGTTATCTTCGGTTTCGGTGGTAATGCGCTGTTTGCAACTTCTTATTACATTGTGCAGCGTACTTGCCAAGCGCGTCTGACCGGTGGCACGTTCTGGCCTAACTTCACCTTCTGGGGTTGGAATCTGTCCGTGCTGATTGCTGGTTTGCTCTATCTGCAAGGTTACACACAAGGTCGCGAATACGCTGAACCAGTCTGGTTTATTGATATTGCGATTACAGTCGTTTGGGTGGTTTATTTCCTGATCTTCACCACTACGCTGATGCGTCGTAACCAACCGCATATTTATGTGGCTAACTGGTTCTTCATGTCATTTATTTTGGCTACTGCCCTGTTGCATATCTTCAATAACTTGGCCGTGCCAGTTAGTCTGACTTCTGCCGCGTCTTACAGTTTGTTCTCTGGTGCACAAGATGCGATGACGCAGTGGTGGTACGGTCACAATGCGGTAGGTTTCTTCCTGACAGCGGCATTCTTGGGGATGATGTATTATTTCGTGCCTAAGCAAGCAGGTCGTCCGATTTACTCTTACCGTTTGTCGATCATCCATTTCTGGGCGTTGAGCTTCATGTATATGTGGGTAGGTACTCACCATCTGCACTGGACGGCGATTCCTGACTGGACGTCTACACTGGCAGCGACCTTCTCCATTATGCTGTTGATGCCATCTTGGGGTGGTATGATCAACGGTATTATGACGCTTTCTGGCGCATGGGATAAATTGCGTACTGACCCGATCATGATGTTTATGATCACTGCGCTGTCGTTCTACGGTATGTCGACCTTTGAAGGCCCGATGATGTCGTTGAAGAGCGTTAACGCGCTGTCTCACTACACTGACTGGACCGTTGGTCACGTTCACTCCGGCGCTCTGGGCTGGGTAGCGATGATCTCGATTGCATCTTTCTATCACATGATCCCGCGTCTGTGGAATACCACGCTGTACAGCACACAATTGGTTTACACGCACTTCTTCTTGGCAACCATCGGTACTATTCTGTACATTACAGCATTGTGGGTAGCAGGTATCGGTCAAGGCTTGATGCTGCGTGCGTTCGATGAGTATGGCAACTTGGCGTACACCTTCGTTGAAACCGTGGCATTCATGCACGGCCCGTATGTTGCGCGTGCACTGGGTGGCTTGTTCTTCCTGTCTGGCATGATCATCATGGCTTACAACATTTACATGACCATTGCGCGTGCAAAGCAGGAATCCAGTGTTCCAGCGACTGCGGCGACTCAGGCATAA
- a CDS encoding diacylglycerol kinase, with product MAYSGNTGLTRIIKAAQYSWQGFRAAYKHEEAFRQEVWVMALAFPLALWLGDNGVEKALMIGSILLLLIVELLNSAVEAVVDRTGMERHKLSGRAKDMGSAAVTVAILNVIIIWGFMLS from the coding sequence ATGGCTTACAGCGGTAACACCGGACTCACTCGTATCATTAAAGCAGCGCAATATTCATGGCAAGGTTTCCGTGCCGCCTATAAACACGAGGAAGCGTTTCGCCAAGAAGTGTGGGTTATGGCGTTGGCTTTCCCCTTGGCGTTATGGCTAGGCGACAATGGCGTAGAAAAGGCGTTAATGATAGGCAGCATTTTGCTTTTGCTGATTGTAGAGTTGTTGAATTCTGCGGTGGAAGCGGTGGTCGACCGTACCGGCATGGAGCGCCATAAACTTTCCGGGCGGGCGAAAGACATGGGTTCTGCAGCGGTAACAGTCGCCATTCTCAACGTCATTATCATTTGGGGCTTCATGCTTTCTTGA